A single Garra rufa chromosome 9, GarRuf1.0, whole genome shotgun sequence DNA region contains:
- the LOC141343372 gene encoding cathepsin S-like yields MQLKEGAQAMMLGSLLFAVCFSAALAHFNTNLDQHWELWKTTHSKLYSSKDEELGRRELWEKNLELVTIHNLEASMGLHSYDLGMNHMGDMTTEEILQSLATTRVPPGFKRQTPEFVGSSRAAVPDSLDWREKGYVTSVKNQGACGSCWAFTAVGSLEGQLMKTTGKLVDLSAQNLVDCSSSYGNKGCNGGWITKAFQYVIDNGIDSESYYPYKAVQGQCRYDPSQRAANCTKYYYVHQGDEEALKEAVANIGPISVAIDATRPQFVFYRSGVYNDPSCTKKINHGVLVVGYGAIAGQDFWLVKNSWGTTFGDGGYIRMARNQNNMCGIASYPCYPVM; encoded by the exons ATGCAGCTTAAAGAGGGTGCACAG GCCATGATGCTTGGGAGCTTGCTGTTTGCCGTGTGTTTTAGCGCAGCCCTGGCCCATTTCAACACAAATCTGGACCAGCACTGGGAGTTATGGAAGACGACACATAGCAAGTTGTATTCCAGTAAG GATGAGGAGCTTGGAAGGAGGGAGTTGTGGGAGAAAAACCTTGAACTTGTCACCATTCACAACCTAGAGGCCTCCATGGGCCTGCATTCATATGACCTGGGCATGAACCACATGGGTGACATG ACAACGGAGGAGATTCTACAGTCATTGGCCACAACTCGTGTCCCTCCTGGATTTAAGAGGCAAACACCAGAATTTGTTGGCTCTTCTAGAGCTGCTGTCCCAGACTCTCTGGACTGGAGAGAGAAGGGATATGTCACCAGTGTGAAGAACCAG GGTGCATGTGGCTCTTGCTGGGCGTTCACCGCTGTTGGATCTCTTGAAGGTCAGCTGATGAAGACCACAGGAAAGCTGGTCGACCTCAGTGCTCAGAATCTGGTGGACTGTTCCTCCAGTTATGGCAACAAGGGCTGCAATGGTGGCTGGATAACTAAAGCCTTCCAGTATGTTATTGATAATGGAATAGACTCAGAGTCATATTACCCTTATAAAGCAGTG CAAGGGCAGTGCAGATATGATCCATCCCAGCGTGCAGCAAACTGCACCAAGTACTATTACGTCCATCAGGGAGATGAGGAGGCCCTGAAGGAGGCTGTTGCCAACATTGGACCCATTTCAGTGGCCATTGACGCCACCCGCCCTCAGTTTGTCTTTTACCGCAGTG GGGTTTACAATGATCCATCCTGCACTAAAAAGATAAACCATGGAGTTTTGGTTGTGGGATATGGTGCGATTGCTGGACAGGACTTTTGGCTTGTCAAAAACAG TTGGGGTACTACATTTGGAGATGGTGGCTACATCCGTATGGCCAGAAATCAGAACAACATGTGTGGCATCGCCTCATACCCCTGCTATCCGGTTATGTAA